TAATTCCGGAAGTATGATTGTCGAAATTAGCCTAAAGGAAAACGATTTAACCATTCCAAAGAATACAGTTGCTATGGTTTTTTCGAACGGACTTCTTGGAACACAAGCCGTTAATTTGGTCTTGGGCGATGCAAAAGTTTTTGCCGAAAGTGGCGATACCCTTGCCGGAGATGTAAAATCAAAAATGCTCGATGATATTGGCGATCAGGTTTTACCCATAAAAAACAAAGCCGAAAAATTAATTGTTACCATCGATTCACTAGTAGCCAACCTCAACAGTGTATTGAATCAAGGTGGAAGCAATAATTTGAAAAGCGCTTTACAGAATTTAAACAATGTTACCGCTAAAGCAGATGGATTATTAACCGACGAAAAAGTTCGTCTCGATAATATCCTAGCCAATGTGGAATCTATTTCAGGGAATTTAAAAAATGGAAACAAGGACCTCGCCAACATTCTTAAAAATTTTAATAGCATTAGCGATTCTTTAGCAAAAGCAAACATTGCAACTACCATCAACAATGCCAATTCCGCTATTAAAAACGTGGATATCATTGCTGCAAAAATTAATTCAGGAAAAGGCTCATTGGGGCTCTTAGTGAATAACGATTCGCTCTACAACAACCTTACTTCCGCTTCCAAAAATCTCGATAAATTAATCATTGATTTAAATCAGCATCCGGGTCGATATGTGCACTTGAGCGTGTTTGGTAAAAAAGATAAATAATAAAAGAGACGCGTATTACACAAATAAATTCACTTAGTTAAAGCTATACACAACTATGGAATGGATAGATAATCTGCTTTTTACCTTATTACTTGGTGGAGGTATTTTTTGGTTTGCACGCAATGCAGCTAAAATTAAACGCAACATAAACCTTGGTCGCCAAATTGATATTAACGACAATCCTTCCCAACGCTGGAAACTTATGGCAAAAGTGGCCATCGGCCAAAGCAAAATGGTGGTGCGCCCTGTTGCCGGGATACTCCACATTTTTGTATACCTCGGCTTCGTTATTATAAATATCGAAGTACTCGAAATTTTAATCGATGGCCTACTTGGTACCCACCGAGTTTTCGCATTTATGGGTTCCTTTTATTATTTCTTGATCGCTTCATTTGAGTTTTTAGCATTAGCCGTGATAATTGGATGCGCAGTATTTTTAGTCCGTCGAAACGTTTTAAAATTAAAGCGCTTTATGAATAAGGAATTGGATGGTTGGCCCAGAAGCGATGCAAATATTATTCTCATCACCGAAATTCTTTTGATGTCAGCTTTTTTATTTATGAATGCTGCCGATGGTGTTATCATGAGTTTTAGCAAATTAACCGGTGGAATGCTCATGCCGGAGTTTGCGGAAGCTGCCAATAAAATATTTGGCGAAAATGCGGTTGTAGGTTCAGGATTGTATTT
This region of Bacteroidota bacterium genomic DNA includes:
- a CDS encoding MCE family protein, which gives rise to MKFNLSREAKIGLVVAGAIFLLVYGLNFLKGKNIFTNRTHFYAIYKNVDGLTEANPVFINGFIVGQVNKIFFHPDNSGSMIVEISLKENDLTIPKNTVAMVFSNGLLGTQAVNLVLGDAKVFAESGDTLAGDVKSKMLDDIGDQVLPIKNKAEKLIVTIDSLVANLNSVLNQGGSNNLKSALQNLNNVTAKADGLLTDEKVRLDNILANVESISGNLKNGNKDLANILKNFNSISDSLAKANIATTINNANSAIKNVDIIAAKINSGKGSLGLLVNNDSLYNNLTSASKNLDKLIIDLNQHPGRYVHLSVFGKKDK